A window of the Isosphaera pallida ATCC 43644 genome harbors these coding sequences:
- the shc gene encoding squalene--hopene cyclase translates to MIVTAQDGRGLAAPVSEQAAADSALAARRAAAWLLAQRKTDGHWVGELEGDTILETEWVLLKAFLGELDDPEVVAACRSVRRDARPEGGWAIHPGGPFEISASVKAYFALKLVGVSPDEPDMVRARELILQHGGLDACNSFTRFYLALLGQIPYDDCPAVPPELVWLPSWVPFGLAAMSSWTRTLVVPLAILSSLKPCRPVPDALRIDELKNPHFVPDWRKPAGLFTWRGFFLGVDRLLKAFDRIKPGVWRRAAVRSCHQWMLDHFEDSDGLGAIFPPMIYTVVVLETLGYDRNDRLFEWAVRQLDDLKVRDEENGLLWLQPCLSPVWDTAIATIALADVRDAQAENNPAARAELETALTTASRWLVAREIRRKGDWAIRRRFRHIEPSGWAFEYLNDHYADIDDTAMVLMALDRAGLRDDPTVKPAIERALNWLLALQGRDGAWAAFDADIDNQVLTQVPFADHNAMLDPGCADITARVVEMLGQLGFASSHPSIQRALEFIWSRQEPEGWWEGRWGVNAIYGTWQVLQGLAALGWPMSDPRLVKAADWLETIQQADGGFGESCRSYEDRSWIGQGPPTPSQTAWGLLGLIAAGRADSPAAHRAAAWLRDRQTSHGDWPEDQFTGTGFPKVFYLKYHLYRVSFPIMALARHARALTRRPS, encoded by the coding sequence ATGATCGTCACCGCCCAGGACGGGCGCGGGTTGGCCGCGCCGGTGTCGGAACAGGCTGCCGCCGATTCGGCCCTGGCCGCGCGACGCGCCGCCGCGTGGTTGCTCGCCCAGCGCAAAACGGATGGCCATTGGGTCGGCGAGCTCGAAGGCGACACGATTCTGGAAACCGAGTGGGTGCTGCTCAAGGCGTTCCTCGGCGAACTCGACGACCCCGAGGTGGTGGCCGCCTGCCGCTCGGTGCGCCGCGACGCCCGGCCCGAGGGCGGTTGGGCGATCCATCCCGGCGGGCCGTTCGAGATCAGCGCCTCGGTCAAAGCCTACTTCGCCCTCAAGCTGGTTGGGGTCTCGCCCGACGAGCCAGACATGGTCCGGGCCCGCGAGTTGATCCTGCAACACGGCGGCCTCGACGCCTGCAACAGCTTCACCCGGTTTTACCTGGCGCTTCTGGGCCAGATTCCCTACGACGATTGCCCGGCGGTGCCGCCGGAACTCGTCTGGCTGCCGTCCTGGGTTCCCTTCGGCTTGGCGGCGATGTCGAGTTGGACCCGCACCCTGGTCGTCCCGTTGGCGATCCTCTCCAGCCTCAAGCCGTGCCGTCCGGTGCCCGACGCGCTTCGGATCGACGAACTGAAGAATCCCCATTTCGTTCCCGATTGGCGCAAACCCGCCGGCCTGTTCACCTGGCGGGGCTTCTTCCTCGGGGTCGATCGGTTGCTCAAGGCATTCGACCGGATCAAACCCGGCGTCTGGCGTCGCGCAGCGGTGCGGTCCTGCCACCAATGGATGCTTGACCATTTTGAGGATTCCGATGGCCTGGGGGCGATCTTCCCGCCGATGATTTACACCGTCGTTGTGTTGGAAACCCTCGGGTACGACCGCAACGACCGCCTCTTCGAGTGGGCCGTGCGGCAACTCGATGACCTCAAGGTGCGCGACGAGGAAAACGGCCTGCTCTGGCTCCAACCCTGCCTCTCGCCGGTCTGGGACACCGCGATCGCCACAATCGCCTTGGCCGACGTCCGCGACGCTCAAGCCGAGAACAACCCGGCCGCCCGCGCCGAGCTCGAAACCGCCCTGACGACCGCCTCCCGCTGGCTGGTCGCCCGCGAGATCCGCCGCAAGGGCGACTGGGCGATCCGCCGACGGTTCCGCCACATCGAACCCAGCGGCTGGGCGTTTGAATATCTCAACGATCATTACGCCGACATCGACGACACTGCGATGGTCCTCATGGCGCTCGATCGGGCCGGTCTGCGCGACGATCCAACGGTCAAGCCCGCGATCGAACGGGCGCTCAACTGGTTGCTAGCGCTTCAGGGACGCGACGGAGCCTGGGCCGCCTTCGACGCCGACATTGACAATCAGGTGCTCACCCAGGTGCCCTTCGCCGACCACAACGCCATGCTCGACCCTGGTTGCGCCGACATCACCGCGCGGGTTGTCGAGATGCTGGGCCAACTGGGATTCGCCTCGTCTCATCCGTCGATCCAACGGGCTCTGGAGTTCATCTGGAGCCGTCAGGAGCCGGAAGGCTGGTGGGAGGGCCGCTGGGGAGTCAACGCGATTTACGGCACCTGGCAGGTGTTGCAAGGTCTGGCCGCCCTAGGTTGGCCGATGAGCGACCCGCGTTTGGTCAAGGCGGCCGACTGGCTGGAAACGATCCAGCAGGCCGACGGCGGCTTCGGCGAAAGCTGCCGAAGCTATGAGGATCGCTCCTGGATCGGCCAGGGCCCCCCCACCCCCTCGCAAACCGCCTGGGGCCTGCTAGGTCTGATCGCCGCCGGACGGGCCGACTCCCCCGCCGCCCATCGCGCGGCCGCCTGGCTGCGCGACCGTCAAACCTCCCACGGCGACTGGCCCGAGGATCAATTCACCGGCACCGGCTTCCCTAAGGTCTTCTACCTCAAGTATCACCTCTATCGGGTCTCGTTCCCGATCATGGCGTTGGCCCGCCACGCCCGGGCCCTCACCCGCCGGCCGTCCTGA
- the hpnH gene encoding adenosyl-hopene transferase HpnH — MRLRFPWQMTTRISTYVAKQKLTGPKNKKFPMVLMLEPLHACNLTCTGCGRIREYASTIKEKLSIDECLAAVDECGAPVVSICGGEPMIYPGIDQLTAKILERGKCVYLCTNGMFIRKHIDKFKPSPRFFFNVHLDGMRESHDLAVERQGVFDKAIDGIKAAKERGFLVCTNTTVFKETDMNELDQLFAYLTELGVDGFLISPGYEYQAVQTKEIFLDRAMIREKFRSAEAMFKKYRFNNSPIFLDFLMGKREMGCTAWGNPTRNVKGWKGPCYLITDLHHPTFNDLIEKTPWEKYGYGNDPRCENCMVHSGYEASAVLGVNSKLGDMFRLLKWQFT, encoded by the coding sequence ATGAGGCTCCGCTTCCCCTGGCAAATGACCACCCGGATTTCCACCTACGTCGCCAAGCAGAAGCTGACCGGGCCCAAGAACAAGAAGTTCCCGATGGTGCTGATGCTGGAGCCGCTCCACGCCTGCAACCTCACCTGCACCGGCTGTGGACGCATCCGCGAATATGCCTCGACCATCAAGGAAAAACTCAGCATCGACGAATGCCTCGCCGCCGTGGACGAATGCGGCGCGCCGGTGGTCTCCATCTGCGGCGGCGAACCAATGATCTATCCCGGTATCGACCAACTCACCGCCAAAATCCTGGAACGCGGCAAGTGCGTCTATCTCTGTACCAATGGAATGTTCATTCGCAAACACATAGATAAGTTCAAGCCGTCGCCCCGGTTCTTCTTCAACGTCCATCTGGATGGAATGCGGGAAAGCCACGACCTGGCGGTGGAGCGTCAGGGGGTCTTCGACAAGGCGATCGACGGGATCAAGGCGGCCAAGGAGCGGGGCTTTTTGGTCTGCACTAATACCACGGTCTTCAAAGAGACTGACATGAACGAACTGGACCAGCTGTTCGCCTACTTGACCGAACTGGGGGTGGACGGCTTCCTGATCTCGCCGGGCTACGAATACCAGGCGGTGCAAACCAAGGAGATTTTCCTAGATCGGGCAATGATCCGCGAGAAGTTCCGCTCGGCCGAGGCGATGTTCAAGAAGTATCGGTTCAACAACTCGCCCATCTTCCTGGATTTCCTGATGGGCAAGCGGGAGATGGGCTGCACCGCCTGGGGCAACCCGACCCGCAATGTTAAGGGCTGGAAAGGTCCGTGCTATTTGATCACGGACCTGCACCACCCCACCTTCAACGACCTGATCGAGAAGACGCCGTGGGAAAAGTACGGCTACGGCAACGACCCGCGTTGCGAGAACTGCATGGTCCACTCCGGCTACGAAGCCTCGGCGGTGCTGGGGGTCAACAGCAAACTGGGCGACATGTTCCGTCTGCTCAAGTGGCAATTCACCTGA
- the ispH gene encoding 4-hydroxy-3-methylbut-2-enyl diphosphate reductase — MKVILANPRGFCAGVNMAIESLDRALEIFGAPLYVYHEIVHNKWVVERFQRRGVIFVEDLNDVPEGSPLLFSAHGVSPAIRELSRQRRLQVIDATCPLVTKVHLEAVKYAKLGYTIILIGHEGHDEVVGTMGEAPDRMVLVESVEDVERLEVPDPNKLAYLTQTTLSVDDANIVIAALKRKFPAIHHPPKDDICYATQNRQEAIRELAPQADLVLVIGSQNSSNSLRLAEIANLLGTPAHLIDGVGELQPEWFEGVQTVLVSAGASAPEDVVQDLVKHLETTYGAQVEHAVVRREDVHFPLPKSLRSRLAAQGANS, encoded by the coding sequence ATGAAGGTCATTCTTGCCAATCCCCGAGGCTTCTGCGCCGGGGTCAACATGGCGATCGAAAGCCTGGACCGCGCCCTGGAGATTTTCGGAGCGCCGTTGTACGTCTACCACGAAATCGTCCACAACAAATGGGTGGTGGAGCGGTTCCAACGCCGCGGCGTGATCTTCGTCGAAGACCTCAACGACGTGCCGGAAGGCTCTCCTCTGCTCTTCAGCGCCCACGGGGTTTCCCCAGCGATCCGCGAGCTGTCCCGCCAGCGACGGCTCCAGGTCATCGACGCGACCTGCCCGCTGGTCACCAAGGTGCATCTCGAAGCAGTCAAGTACGCCAAGCTCGGCTACACCATCATCCTGATTGGCCACGAGGGCCACGACGAAGTCGTCGGCACCATGGGCGAAGCCCCCGACCGCATGGTGCTGGTCGAGTCGGTCGAGGATGTCGAACGCCTAGAGGTGCCCGACCCCAACAAGCTTGCGTATCTGACCCAAACGACCCTCTCGGTGGACGACGCCAACATTGTCATTGCCGCGCTCAAGCGGAAGTTCCCCGCGATCCACCACCCGCCCAAGGACGATATTTGCTACGCCACCCAGAATCGCCAGGAGGCGATCCGCGAACTCGCCCCCCAGGCTGATCTGGTGCTGGTCATCGGCAGCCAAAACTCCTCCAATAGCCTAAGGCTGGCCGAAATCGCCAACCTGCTGGGTACTCCGGCCCACCTCATCGACGGCGTCGGCGAACTTCAACCCGAATGGTTCGAAGGGGTCCAAACCGTTTTGGTCTCCGCCGGAGCCAGCGCGCCCGAGGATGTGGTCCAGGACCTCGTCAAGCATCTCGAAACCACTTATGGAGCTCAGGTCGAACACGCCGTGGTCCGCCGCGAGGATGTTCACTTCCCGCTGCCCAAATCGCTGCGCTCCCGCCTGGCGGCCCAGGGGGCCAACTCCTAA
- the def gene encoding peptide deformylase, translating into MRIVPYPHPALRYPSVPVTRFDDELRGQIQAMFALMYENEGIGLAANQVALPYQFFILNISGNPEQTELEQVFINPQILRKQATAQDEEGCLSFPGLHGKVLRPRRIKVRAWDQYGVPFELEADELLARAIQHEWDHLHGRLFIDKFSTLGRINASKKLKAFEAEFRAAQERGEYPSDEEIVRQLDALAALQSATVAGSA; encoded by the coding sequence GTGAGAATCGTTCCCTACCCTCATCCCGCGTTGCGTTACCCTTCGGTGCCGGTGACCCGGTTCGACGACGAGTTGCGCGGTCAAATTCAAGCGATGTTCGCGCTGATGTATGAGAACGAAGGAATCGGACTGGCCGCCAACCAGGTCGCGTTGCCCTACCAATTCTTCATCCTCAACATTAGCGGCAACCCCGAGCAGACTGAACTTGAACAGGTGTTCATCAACCCGCAAATTCTCCGCAAACAGGCCACCGCGCAGGACGAAGAAGGCTGTTTGAGCTTCCCCGGCCTGCATGGCAAGGTGTTGCGTCCGCGGCGGATCAAGGTCCGGGCGTGGGATCAGTATGGCGTGCCGTTCGAACTCGAAGCCGACGAGCTGTTGGCCCGCGCTATCCAGCATGAGTGGGACCACCTCCACGGTCGCCTGTTCATCGACAAATTTTCTACACTTGGTCGTATCAACGCCTCCAAGAAGCTCAAAGCCTTCGAGGCCGAATTCCGAGCGGCCCAGGAACGGGGCGAGTATCCCAGCGACGAGGAGATTGTGCGTCAACTCGACGCCCTGGCCGCCCTACAAAGCGCGACTGTCGCGGGTTCCGCCTAA
- the fmt gene encoding methionyl-tRNA formyltransferase has protein sequence MSQTPSQCRVVMLGTGEFALPTFERLCDRGWNMVALVTQPDRPQGRRQELIPAAIKVAAQQRGIDVFQPESINAPESLDQLRRFEPDLLVTAAYGQILSAEALAVPKLAAINLHASILPAYRGAAPIARAIQRGETVTGVTVIRMTPQLDAGGMLAVARTPIDPDETAGELEDRLAALGAPLVEETLERLLAGTVEELPQDPTQATRAPKLRKEESRIDWSQTARTIHNHVRALHPWPLADTLWTPRGRPQVRLIVLKTQVESDDPTIANVSFGTAWIVEPKRLVVSCGAGTLLALREVQIPGKKPMPIAAFLNGYPVAPGDRFE, from the coding sequence GTGAGTCAGACACCGTCCCAATGTCGGGTCGTGATGCTGGGAACTGGCGAGTTCGCCTTGCCGACCTTCGAGCGGCTGTGCGACCGGGGTTGGAACATGGTCGCGCTGGTGACCCAGCCGGATCGTCCCCAGGGACGTCGCCAGGAACTCATCCCCGCGGCGATCAAAGTGGCCGCCCAACAACGCGGGATCGACGTATTTCAACCTGAGTCGATCAACGCCCCGGAGTCGCTGGACCAGCTGAGGCGCTTTGAGCCTGACCTGCTGGTCACGGCCGCCTACGGCCAGATCCTTTCGGCGGAGGCGCTAGCGGTGCCGAAACTCGCGGCGATCAATTTGCACGCCTCGATTTTGCCAGCCTACCGGGGAGCCGCGCCGATCGCCCGGGCGATCCAACGGGGCGAAACCGTCACCGGAGTGACGGTCATCCGCATGACCCCCCAGCTCGACGCCGGCGGCATGTTGGCGGTGGCCCGTACCCCAATCGACCCCGATGAGACCGCCGGCGAATTGGAGGACCGCCTCGCCGCCTTGGGCGCGCCTCTGGTGGAGGAGACGTTGGAGCGTCTGCTGGCGGGCACGGTCGAGGAACTGCCCCAGGACCCCACCCAAGCCACCCGCGCTCCCAAGCTCCGCAAGGAGGAAAGCCGCATCGACTGGTCGCAAACGGCTCGGACCATCCACAACCACGTCCGCGCTCTGCATCCCTGGCCGCTGGCCGACACCCTCTGGACGCCCCGCGGGCGTCCCCAGGTTCGCCTGATCGTGTTGAAAACTCAGGTCGAGTCGGACGACCCTACCATTGCCAACGTTTCCTTCGGCACGGCGTGGATCGTCGAACCTAAGCGTCTTGTTGTGTCTTGTGGAGCGGGAACCCTGCTGGCGTTGCGCGAAGTGCAGATTCCCGGCAAAAAGCCCATGCCGATCGCCGCATTCCTCAACGGCTACCCCGTCGCGCCCGGCGACCGCTTCGAGTAG
- a CDS encoding phosphorylase family protein, whose amino-acid sequence MTADPSASNSPFQPVGSTAMGSSEATSNRRVCDLGLVAALGSEVGAILDALSERVTIQGRYHRVIEGQWNGRGIALVLAGVGRDHARAATRFLLTGHAPNLVVSLGFAGALRPDAARFSVWTIREALDPEGHRFPLRPPPVGPFPTATLATVDRLLTTPQAKAQLRHDTGADLVDMETSAVAEICHQWSQPLLGLRVVSDAVDDPLPSDLAAVLAASTTPRRLGAVAASLWHRPGRIKDYWNLYETSLEAAERLAHALQTAIPPPRS is encoded by the coding sequence ATGACCGCCGACCCCTCTGCGTCCAATTCGCCCTTCCAACCCGTTGGCTCGACGGCGATGGGGTCGAGCGAAGCAACCTCGAACCGCCGCGTTTGCGACCTGGGGTTGGTCGCGGCGCTGGGTTCGGAGGTCGGCGCGATTCTGGACGCGCTGAGCGAACGGGTCACCATCCAAGGCCGCTACCACCGGGTGATCGAAGGACAATGGAACGGGCGAGGGATCGCGCTGGTTTTGGCCGGGGTCGGCCGCGACCATGCCCGCGCCGCCACCCGGTTCCTGCTGACCGGCCATGCGCCCAACCTGGTCGTGTCGTTGGGCTTCGCCGGAGCGCTGCGACCCGACGCGGCCCGCTTCTCGGTCTGGACCATTCGGGAAGCACTGGACCCCGAAGGCCATCGCTTCCCCCTGAGGCCCCCGCCCGTTGGGCCCTTTCCCACCGCGACCCTGGCGACGGTCGATCGCCTCCTCACCACTCCTCAGGCCAAAGCCCAACTCCGGCACGACACCGGAGCCGACCTGGTGGACATGGAAACCAGCGCCGTGGCCGAAATCTGTCACCAGTGGAGCCAACCCCTGTTGGGGCTGCGGGTCGTCTCCGACGCGGTTGACGACCCGCTCCCCTCCGATCTAGCCGCTGTCCTGGCCGCCTCCACCACCCCCCGACGCTTGGGCGCGGTCGCCGCCTCGCTTTGGCACCGGCCGGGACGCATCAAAGATTATTGGAATCTCTATGAAACTTCCCTCGAAGCCGCCGAACGCCTCGCCCACGCCCTCCAGACCGCGATTCCCCCGCCTCGGTCGTAA
- the leuS gene encoding leucine--tRNA ligase, with the protein MPAYHFQRIESKWQAYWRQHRTFRAPDLPARPKLYVLDMFPYPSGDGLHVGHPEGYTATDIYARYKRMRGYDVLHPMGWDAFGLPAEQHAIKTGTHPGAKTQANIATFKRQIESLGFSYDWDREIDTTDPNYYRWTQWIFLQLFDTWYDPDFEWTDPQGRSRRGKGRPIAELPIPPGIDPYDYRDSKRLAYRAEVPVNWCPELGTVLANEEVVDGKSEVGGFPVIRLPLKQWMLRITAYADRLLEDLDLVDWPEPIKDMQRNWIGRSEGAEVDFPLAYPDFDFAAWSQARAAIGFPPPQAVGHQVIRIYTTRPDTLFGATYMVLAPEHPLVDRITTPEQRDAVAAYRRAAAAKSDLDRTDLAKTKTGVATGAFAVNPVTGQLIPVWIADYVLMGYGTGAIMAVPGHDERDFEFARAFGLPIRRVVAAALDQADQPLDQAETAYAVSVNSANAELKLDGLPSAQAKVEITNWLTSKGFGRKAVNTKLRDWLFSRQRYWGEPFPILLDDQDRAHPVPVEQLPVRLPELADFKPTGKPEPPLSKAVAWVNEIPGFRRETNTMPQWAGSCWYYLRYIDPRNDQAPWDPAKERAWMPVDLYIGGAEHAVLHLLYSRFWHKVLFDRGYVSHPEPFQRLVNQGMILGEIEYHAYQTEDGRLVSVDHVIDTPQGPTLQSTPPDAQPIPVRLLKLDPAAVVKTGSGFVMADHPEIKVEGRASKMSKSRGNVINPDGVVAEYGADSLRLYEMFMGPLEATKPWSMKGVEGVYRFLNRAWRMIVDEEAETPRLHPKVVDIEPSAELVRLTARTIAAVTEDLEGLRFNTAISRLMEFVNAVAPLEARPKAVLETFTLLLAPMAPHIAEELWEVLGHATSLAYHPWPTYDPNDLKEDRIEIPVQINGKLRGKVVVDAQAEPAAIEEAARAEPRIAELLRGKTIRKAIVAKGKLVNFVVS; encoded by the coding sequence ATGCCCGCGTATCATTTCCAGCGAATCGAATCCAAGTGGCAAGCCTATTGGCGTCAGCATCGAACCTTCCGCGCTCCCGATTTGCCTGCGCGTCCCAAGCTCTATGTTCTGGACATGTTTCCTTATCCCAGCGGCGATGGTTTGCATGTGGGCCACCCCGAGGGCTACACCGCCACCGACATCTACGCCCGCTACAAACGAATGAGGGGCTACGACGTCCTGCATCCGATGGGTTGGGACGCCTTCGGACTACCCGCTGAACAGCACGCCATTAAAACCGGCACCCACCCGGGCGCTAAAACTCAGGCCAACATCGCCACCTTCAAACGCCAGATTGAATCACTCGGCTTTTCATATGACTGGGATCGGGAAATCGATACCACCGACCCCAATTACTACCGCTGGACCCAGTGGATCTTTCTCCAACTCTTCGACACCTGGTACGACCCCGACTTCGAGTGGACCGACCCCCAAGGACGCTCCCGCCGCGGCAAGGGACGGCCCATCGCTGAACTACCGATCCCCCCAGGGATTGATCCCTACGACTACCGCGACTCCAAACGCCTAGCCTATCGCGCTGAGGTCCCGGTCAACTGGTGCCCCGAACTGGGCACCGTGCTGGCCAACGAGGAGGTCGTCGATGGCAAAAGCGAAGTCGGTGGATTTCCGGTCATCCGGCTGCCTTTGAAACAGTGGATGCTTCGCATCACCGCCTACGCCGATCGACTCCTGGAGGATCTCGACCTGGTTGATTGGCCTGAACCGATCAAGGACATGCAGCGCAACTGGATTGGTCGCTCCGAAGGAGCCGAGGTCGATTTCCCCCTGGCCTACCCCGACTTCGACTTCGCCGCCTGGAGTCAAGCCCGCGCTGCGATCGGTTTCCCTCCGCCCCAGGCCGTCGGCCACCAGGTGATCCGGATCTACACCACCCGGCCCGACACCCTCTTCGGCGCGACCTACATGGTCCTTGCGCCGGAACACCCGTTAGTCGATCGCATCACCACCCCCGAGCAGCGCGACGCGGTGGCCGCCTATCGTCGGGCCGCCGCGGCCAAGTCGGACCTGGATCGCACCGATCTGGCCAAAACCAAGACCGGGGTCGCCACCGGAGCTTTCGCCGTCAACCCCGTCACCGGCCAGTTGATTCCGGTCTGGATCGCCGATTATGTGCTGATGGGTTATGGCACTGGGGCGATCATGGCCGTGCCCGGCCACGACGAGCGCGACTTCGAGTTTGCTCGTGCCTTCGGCCTGCCGATTCGTCGGGTGGTCGCTGCCGCGCTCGATCAGGCCGACCAACCCTTAGACCAAGCGGAAACCGCCTACGCCGTTTCGGTCAACTCGGCCAACGCCGAACTCAAACTCGACGGCTTGCCCTCGGCCCAGGCCAAGGTCGAAATCACCAACTGGCTGACCTCGAAAGGATTCGGGCGCAAGGCGGTCAATACCAAGCTGCGCGACTGGCTTTTCAGTCGTCAACGCTACTGGGGCGAACCGTTCCCCATCCTGCTCGACGACCAGGACCGTGCCCATCCAGTGCCGGTTGAACAGCTGCCGGTACGTTTGCCTGAACTCGCTGACTTCAAACCCACTGGCAAGCCGGAACCCCCGTTGAGCAAAGCGGTCGCGTGGGTCAACGAAATCCCCGGCTTCCGCCGCGAAACCAACACGATGCCTCAGTGGGCCGGCTCATGCTGGTATTATCTCCGCTATATCGATCCGCGCAATGACCAAGCCCCCTGGGATCCCGCCAAAGAACGCGCCTGGATGCCGGTCGATCTCTACATTGGCGGGGCCGAACACGCGGTGCTGCACCTGCTTTACAGTCGGTTCTGGCACAAGGTATTGTTCGACCGCGGCTATGTCAGCCACCCCGAACCCTTCCAGCGTCTGGTCAACCAGGGTATGATCTTGGGCGAAATCGAATATCACGCTTACCAGACCGAAGACGGCCGGCTCGTCTCGGTCGATCACGTCATCGACACCCCGCAAGGCCCCACGCTCCAATCAACCCCGCCCGATGCCCAGCCGATTCCGGTCCGTTTGCTCAAACTCGACCCTGCGGCCGTGGTCAAGACCGGCTCGGGCTTTGTCATGGCCGATCACCCCGAGATCAAGGTCGAAGGCCGTGCCTCCAAGATGTCCAAGTCGCGGGGCAACGTCATCAACCCCGATGGGGTGGTGGCCGAATATGGAGCCGACTCGCTTCGACTTTACGAAATGTTCATGGGTCCGCTCGAAGCCACCAAACCGTGGAGCATGAAGGGGGTTGAAGGCGTCTATCGCTTTCTCAACCGGGCCTGGCGGATGATCGTAGACGAGGAGGCCGAGACCCCCCGGCTCCATCCCAAGGTGGTGGACATCGAACCCTCGGCGGAACTCGTTCGGTTGACCGCGCGGACTATTGCGGCGGTGACGGAGGACCTGGAGGGTCTGCGATTCAACACGGCGATCAGTCGCTTGATGGAATTCGTGAACGCCGTCGCGCCTCTGGAAGCGCGGCCCAAAGCGGTGCTGGAGACCTTCACGTTGTTGTTGGCTCCGATGGCTCCCCACATCGCCGAGGAGCTTTGGGAGGTTCTTGGTCACGCGACGAGCTTGGCGTATCACCCGTGGCCCACTTACGACCCCAACGACCTGAAAGAGGATCGCATCGAAATCCCAGTGCAGATCAACGGCAAGCTCCGCGGCAAGGTGGTGGTGGACGCCCAAGCTGAACCCGCCGCGATTGAGGAGGCCGCCCGCGCTGAGCCGCGCATCGCCGAGTTACTCCGAGGCAAGACGATCCGCAAAGCGATCGTTGCCAAGGGCAAGCTGGTGAACTTCGTGGTGTCGTGA
- a CDS encoding BON domain-containing protein — MSVHGSKTSGWSRVLPRVTLALAGVGIGVSAAWAQPRPSSASSGATASEEVVMAMERLAQALRDHPLTAPYTYRLEWDARRGKLVISGVVGTRPVYDAAIRLALESRLPLVDGLVIDTGEAHRVAGQPLQSTPAPAPPYPLLRGVAGPPPLYSGEPIWAGGWDRLGPGLDPVFHSVWTTPDLMYPLGWFDLTRLRRPSREGITPDEIEALEGLLDPTPTPGLPGDSVELLMGRNGLGVLRGVVPTEEIKRELADKARRLPNVSAIINLLRVVPQANPPTPGPVAPAPAPDAQPGRPIEVPPPPAAEPEGRHAVEPEPMPGDDLDANLLDANLKDQEETDLAARVGRVMGRRPELDGARFRTVVERGVVTLDGPVPSAYEAMLAIQAARTTPGVRKVVDRLDFPLPQADDGRDNPLLNRALTDQLEPYLEFQIGRQCDDLLALERVRVEGRVVRVLGAVRSPEDRVRVLAILRSMPLLRGFEVKPEVRVY; from the coding sequence ATGAGCGTCCACGGATCGAAGACGAGCGGTTGGTCCAGGGTGTTGCCGAGGGTGACGCTGGCGCTGGCCGGGGTGGGAATCGGCGTTTCGGCGGCGTGGGCTCAACCACGTCCCTCCTCGGCGTCGTCGGGGGCGACGGCTTCGGAGGAGGTCGTCATGGCGATGGAGCGGCTGGCTCAAGCGCTGAGGGACCACCCGTTGACCGCGCCTTACACCTATCGTTTGGAGTGGGACGCGCGGCGGGGCAAACTGGTGATCTCAGGGGTGGTGGGAACCCGTCCGGTTTACGACGCGGCGATCCGCCTGGCGTTGGAGTCACGGTTGCCGTTGGTCGATGGCCTAGTGATCGACACTGGCGAGGCGCACCGGGTGGCGGGCCAACCGTTGCAATCGACTCCAGCGCCGGCTCCGCCGTATCCGCTGCTGCGTGGGGTAGCGGGACCGCCGCCCCTCTACTCGGGGGAACCGATCTGGGCGGGCGGATGGGATCGTCTGGGACCGGGGCTCGACCCCGTGTTCCACAGCGTGTGGACCACGCCCGACCTGATGTACCCTCTGGGATGGTTTGACCTGACGAGGTTGCGTCGGCCTAGTCGGGAAGGAATCACGCCCGACGAGATCGAAGCCCTCGAAGGGTTGCTCGATCCCACGCCCACTCCAGGACTCCCCGGCGACTCGGTGGAACTGCTCATGGGCCGCAATGGCTTAGGAGTGTTGCGCGGTGTGGTGCCTACCGAGGAGATCAAGCGCGAGTTGGCCGACAAGGCGCGTCGTTTGCCCAATGTCTCGGCGATCATCAATTTGTTGCGAGTCGTTCCACAGGCCAACCCGCCCACCCCCGGCCCCGTCGCGCCGGCTCCCGCCCCCGACGCCCAACCGGGCCGGCCCATCGAGGTGCCGCCGCCGCCCGCGGCTGAGCCCGAAGGCCGTCACGCGGTCGAGCCCGAACCTATGCCGGGCGACGACCTCGACGCCAACCTTCTCGACGCCAACCTTAAGGATCAGGAGGAAACCGACCTGGCCGCGCGGGTTGGTCGAGTCATGGGCCGCCGTCCCGAATTGGACGGGGCGCGGTTTCGCACGGTGGTCGAACGCGGCGTGGTCACGTTGGATGGTCCGGTCCCCTCGGCCTACGAGGCGATGCTGGCGATCCAGGCAGCCCGAACCACGCCTGGGGTCCGCAAGGTGGTCGATCGTCTTGACTTCCCCTTGCCTCAGGCCGACGACGGCCGCGACAACCCGTTGCTCAACCGCGCGTTGACCGACCAATTGGAACCCTACCTCGAATTCCAAATTGGTCGGCAGTGCGACGACTTGCTCGCTTTAGAACGGGTCCGGGTCGAGGGCCGGGTGGTCCGCGTCCTGGGCGCGGTCCGTTCGCCAGAAGACCGGGTCCGCGTCCTGGCCATCCTTCGCTCCATGCCGCTATTGCGGGGCTTCGAGGTCAAGCCGGAGGTGCGGGTCTATTGA